The genome window TAGGAGTTTATATAAATATATTAAGTAGGTCAATATGAATACATATAAAAAACTTAAAAAATCTATATTTAAAAGTACTATAGTTTCAATATATTTATTGGTATCATTGGTAAATATAAACCCTATATTTGCAGGTAATTTCTCTAAGGAGCATTTAAACAATAATACAATAAGGATGGTAAATGCTAAGAATCTCAACTTTAAACAAGGTAATTATGAAGTGAAGGTTAGCATTCCTAAAATAAAAGGTTTAAAAGATAAAGATTTAGAGAATAGATTAAATAATGAATTTTTACAAGATGGGAAAAACTTTACAGTTAATTTCAAAATAAAATGAAAAAAGAAAATAATAAAGGTCATAGATACCTAAATGTAAGCTATAATGTCAAAAATAATTCTAAGGACTTTTTATCAATAGAAATGGAAAAAGAAGAGATAGAAGCTTCTTCATCTGTAACTAAAAAGCATTACATTATTAATAAAAATAGAGAAATACTATTAAATTTGCCAATATTTTTTAAAGATAGTAGATATATTAGAGCTATAAGTGATAATATAAAAGAGAAGATGAGAAATCGAATTTAAGAAAGATAATACAAAATCTTATTTTATAGACCAAGATAAAGATTCACCAGTGAAAGATTTTGAATCTATAGATAAGTATCAAGATTTTTATTTTAATAAAAATGGAAACCTTGTAATTAGCTTTGATGAATATGAAGTAGCGTCTGGTTATATGGGAGCAGTAGAATTTGTAATACCAAATAAAGTAATAGAAAACCTAAAATAGATATATAGAAGATTTTTAGATAGACTGGTAAGGAGAATTATATGAATATATATGAACAAGCAATAAAATTAATAGAAAATAATGAGGATTTTGCATTTGCTACAATAACTTCTCACTCAGGTTCAACACCACGTGAAACTGGAGCAATGATGATTGTAAAAAATGATGCTACTATATTTGGTTCAGTAGGTGGAGGTAGTGTAGAAGCAGCATGTATAAAACATGCAATTAATGTTATAAAAAATAGAGAATCAATGTTGTATAAATTTACTTTAAACAAATCTGATATAGCAAAACTTGGAATGATATGTGGAGGTACTGGAGAAATACAAATAGATTTTATAGATAGTAAATTAAAAAGTAATATAGAAAAATTCAACAGAAGTCTAAAAGAGAATACAAGTAAAGCGTACATATTTGGGGGAGGTCATATTTCAAGAGATGTTGCTGTAATACTATCTCTTTTGGAATTTAGAACAGTAGTAATAGATGATAGAGAAGAATTTGCTAATTATGAAAGGTTTCCAGATTCAGAAGTAATAGTTTTAGATTCTTTTGAAAATATACCAGATTTTCCAACTGATGAAAATAGCTATATAATTATTTTAACAAGAGGGCATTTATATGATTCAAGTGCTTTAGAATGGGCTCTTAAAAGAAATTCTGGTTATATAGGTATGATTGGAAGTAGAACAAAAATTGGATTGACATATGAAAAGCTTATGAAAAAAGGTTTTAAAAAGGAAGAATTATCAAAAGTACATGCACCAATAGGCATAAAATTGGATGCTCAAACACCAGCTGAAATAGCTGTATGTATAGCTGCTGAACTTATAAATTGTAGAGCTAATAAGGAAAAATAAACTAATGAATACAAGAAGTAAAGATGTTGATATTTTAAATGTTACTTTTAGAGGTAAAGAAATAAAAGCAATTTTAGTCTATAAAAATAGAAAAAATATTTCTATAAAAATAGACTCATTTGGCAAAGTAATTATAATAAGTCCTCCTAAAATATCTAAAAAAATAATAAAAGATATAATAATTGAAAAAGGAGACTGGATACTTAAAAAATTAGAAAAATATGAAGATAGAGAAGAAGTATACAGACAAAGAATGTTTATAACTGGCGAAAAATTTCTTTATTTAGGTAAAGAGTACCATCTAGTTATAAAAAAATTATTAGAGGATTCTGTCAAAAAAAGTAACTGTAGAATAAATATTGATGAATCTCAGATAATTATTCAAACAAATGATGTAAGTACAGAGTTTATTAAAAAATCTTTAAAGTCTTGGTATAAAATGGAAAGTGAAAGAATAGTTTTAGAGAGAATAGATTTTCTTAAATCAAATTGTGAAATAATGAATCAATTGATTCCAGCAAGCGTTAAGGTAAAAGAACAAAAAAAGAGATGGGGAAGTTGCACATCTCAAAAAAATATTTATATAAACTCAAAAATATCTATGGCAAGACTAGATGTAATTGAGTATGTAATAATACATGAGTTTAGCCATTTAGCACATATGAATCACTCTAAAAAATTCTATGATTTGGTAAAATCTATTATGCCAGATTATAAAGATAAAGAAAATTGGCTAAAAATAAATGGATATAAAATAACAATCTGAAAACGATTATTCCAAAATATATACTTAGAATATAAAAGAAATATTATTGCGAAAAAAATAAATAATCTGAAAATTTTAAAAAAAGTCGTTGACATTGTAAATAATAGGGAATATAATCTATATTAACAACAAAACAGAATTGAAATATAAAATTAAAAAAGCAAAAGCAATGACAGAGACAACAGTACTAATAGTGTTATCCACAGAGAACCAATGTTGCTGAGAATTGGTGTTAACAGTAGTATAGTAATCACTCTGGAGCTTTTGTACTGAATATTTTTAGTAAGTACAAACGTCTGCCAACGTTACATGGCTAAGGTTAAGGTAATTAATTACCCGACCTGAAAAAAGAGGGGTAGATGTATTTTTTATATCTACAAATAAGGTGGTACCGCGGAATATAACTTTCGTCCTTATAAGTAATATTTATATTGCTTATAAAGATGAAAGTTTTTTTATTTTAAGCGATATAAAGAAATTTAATCCATATAAAATTAATAAAAAATAATAAAAATAAGGAGGCATTTTTATGGAAAATACTGTATATGCTAAATTAAACCAAGGAATAGATTCTTTTTTAAGAGTGGCTATGACTCTAAGAAGAAGAGAAGTTGATATACAATCAATAAGTATGACTGTAGATAATATGAATAACTCAGGTATAAAATTAATAGTAAATGAAGAAAAGACATCCTTAGATTCTGTCTTAAACCATATGAAAAAACTACATGATGTAAGAGAGATAACTGTTGAGAAGATGAGACATTAATTAAATATGCTTTATAAAACTAAAGATAAATACACCTATTTTAAAATAAAAAGCTAAAGATAAATATTAAATAAGAAAAATCTTAGATTTAAAATACAAGTATCATTGAATTTATTAGTTTATTATAGTTAATGAATTAGTTTATCATAGTTAATAAAAACTGAAAATTCTAAAATATAATTTTTAAATTATATAAATTGAGAAATTAAATCTGTTAAATAGTATCAAATCAATGATAATGAGTATGAATTTCTAATAAAAATAAATATCATAAAATGAGAAAAAGTATTGGGAGGAAATAAAAATGGCAAAAATGTATTATGAAAATGATGTGGATTTAGAGGTTTTAAAAAGTAAAAAGGTTGCAGTTTTAGGTTATGGAAGCCAAGGACATGCACATGCACAAAATCTTAGAGATAATGGTGTAGATGTAGTGATAGGGCTTTATGATGGAAGTAAATCAGCACAAAAAGCAAAAGAAGATGGATTTGAAGTTAAGAATGTAGCAGAAGCTACAAAAGAAAGTGATTTGACAATGCTGTTAATGCCTGATGAAAAGCAAAAGAAAGTTTATGAAGAAAGTGTAAGGGATAATTTAAAAGAAGGTCAGACCTTAGCATTTGCACATGGATTCAATATACATTATAATCAAGTACAACCACCAGAATTTGTTGATGTTGTAATGGTGGCTCCTAAAGGACCTGGTCACCTAGTTAGAAATGTATTTACAAAAGGAAGTGGAGTTCCTGCATTATTTGCAGTATATCAAGACTACACTAAAAAAGCTACAGAGACAGTTTTAGCATATGCAAAAGGGATAGGAGCAACAAGAGCAGGTGTTTTAGAAACTACTTTTAAAGAAGAAACAGAAACAGATTTATTTGGAGAACAATCAGTACTTTGTGGTGGAATAAGTGAACTTATAAAGTTGGGATATAAAACACTTGTAGAAGCAGGTTATCAAAAAGAAGTAGCATACTTTGAATGTCTACATGAAATGAAACTAATAGTCGACCTTATATATGAAGGTGGATTTGAAAGAATGAGATATAGCATAAGTGATACAGCAGAATATGGAGATTATGTATCTGGTAAAAGAGTAATAACTGATGCAGCAAAACAAGGTATGCAAAATGTTTTAGAGGATATACAAAATGGAAAATTTGCAAAAGCATGGATTAAAGAGAATGAAGAAGGACGTCAAAACTTCCTAAAAACTAGGGAAGCAGAATATACTACAGAAATTGCTGAAGTTGGTAGAAATCTAAGAAGTATGATGTCATTCTTAAAATAAATGTATTAAATGGATTAGTTTGAGGGAAAGAGTGGTGTATAGTAGTGCGTATGAACGGAGCAAAGGTAATTTTAGAATGTTTAAAGAAAGAGGGAGTTGACACGATATTTGGATATCCTGGTGGAGCAGTTATACCTCTTTACGATGCTCTATACGATTATTCAGATGATTTTAGGCATATAAGGACATCCCATGAACAAGGTCTGGTTCATTCTGCAGATGGGTATGCAAGAAGTACTAATACAGTGGGGGTTTGTTTTACAACATCTGGTCCAGGAGCAACAAATGCTATAACCGGAATAGCAACAGCCTTTATGGATTCTTCACCTATGGTTGTAATCTCAGGTCAAGTTCCAACAAGTTTATTAGGTAAAGATTCTTTTCAAGAAATTGATATAACTGGAGCAACATTATCTATGACAAAACATAATTATTTAGTTAGAAACACTAAAGAATTAGTTCCTACAATAAAAGAAGCTTTTAAAGTTGCAAATTCAGGTAGAAAAGGACCTGTACTTGTAGATGTTCCAAAGGATTTATTTTTAGCAGAAATGGATTTTAGTGATGAGGATTATGATTTATGTCAAATAGATGATTATATGAATTATAAGAGTGATTTTGGTCTAGATGACGAAACTAATGTTAAGCTTTTAAATAAAGCAATAGATATCATAAAAGAATCTAAAAGACCTGTAATATATGCTGGTGGAGGAGTTAAGTCTTCAGATAGTGAGGAGATTCTTGAAAAATTTGCAACTAAAATAGATACACCTGTACTAAACACACTTATGGGTCTTGGCAATATAGATAGGAAAAATGAATTATCTCTTGGAATGGTTGGAATGCATGGAAGCAGAGAAAGTAATTTAGCCCTTTCTAATTCAGATTTAGTGATAGCAATAGGTGCAAGATTTAGTGATAGAGTAATAAGTAAAAGTTCTGAATTTGCTAAAAATGCAAAAATAATACACATAGATATAGACCCATCTGAAATAAGTAAAAATATAAAATCTAATATATCTTTAGTTGGAGATGTGAAGTTAGTCCTTAGTTTACTAATTGAAAGGGTTGAAAGTAAGAATAATAGTAATTGGAAAGAAGAGATAAAGACATTTAGAAAGAGTGAAGGGGTACAAAAGGGAGAATTTCATCCACAAAATATACTTAAAAAAATAAATGAGAAATATGAAAAATTAAGTAACTCTACTGTAGTGGTAACTGATGTTGGTCAACATCAAATGTGGACTGCTAAGTACTGGAGTTTTAAAGGGAATAAAAGTTTTATAACATCAGCAGGGTTAGGAACTATGGGCTTTGGTTTAGGTGCAGCTATTGGAACTAAAGTTGGTAATGTAGATAAAAATGTAGTTTTAGTCACTGGTGACGGAAGTTTTAGAATGAACTGTAATGAACTAGCTACAGTTGCAAATTATAATGTACCTATACTTATTTTACTACTTAATAATAGAACATTAGGAATGGTAAGACAATGGCAGAAATTGTTTTCCAATCAAAGATACTCTCAAACTGACGTTAATGAAAATGTAGATTATATTAAACTCGTAAATGCATATAATATTGATGGATATAAGATATCTGATATGAAAGAATTAGAAAAAGTTCTAGACATAATAGATTTTAATAAACCTGTATTTTTACAATGTGATATAGATAAGGATTATGATGTTTATCCTATTGTAGCACCTAATGATACACTTGAAAATTTGATATGTAACTAAAATTTATACTGAATATTGATAAAATTCTTATTAAATTTTATTGATGTTCAGTTTCTGTTTAGGTATAGATTGGCGTTTTTTACCTTTGTAAATAAAGTAATGAATATATAATTAAGAATTTATTAAATTTTAATTATACAATTTAGAATAATATTACAACTTAAGTAAATAATAATTTTGAATAATAATTTACGGAGGTATTTATATGTTTAAACACGATAAAGCACTATTAAAAGAAGTAAAAGTAGAAAGACCAAATCCTCAATATGCTGTTTTAATGCAAGAACAGTTGGGTGGTGCAAATGGAGAGTTAAAAGCAGCAATGCAATACTTGTCCCAAAGTTTTAGAATAAAAGACCCTCAAATAAAAGATTTATTTCTTGATATAGCAGCAGAAGAGCTTAGCCATATGGAAATGGTAGCACAGACTATAAATTTATTAAATGGACATGATGTTGATTATAATGCAGTTGCTACAGGTGAAATAGAAACACATGTATTAACTGGTCTATCACCAGTCTTAATAAATTCATCAGGAGCTCCATGGACTGCTAATTATGTTACAGTTACAGGGGATTTAGTGGCTGACTTACTTTCAAATATAGCTTCTGAACAAAGAGCTAAGGTAGTTTATGAGTATTTGTATAGACAAATAGATGATAAATATGTAAAAGAAACAATAGATTTCTTACTTAATAGAGAAGAAGCACATAATGCTTTATTTAGAGATGCTTTAAATAAAGTTAAAGATACAGGTTCAAATAGGGATTTTGGAGTTACAGAAGATTCTAAATTGTATTTTGATTTATCAACTCCAGGACCAAATCATGATACTAAGATAGATGTTAATCCTCCTTCTTTTGAAAAACCTTTGAAAAAATAATTTGATATTTTTTATGTTGTTTTGTTTTAGTAGATATTAAAAAAATTATTTATCTAGAAGAATTAATTAGATAAAAACTTAAATATATATAGTTAAAGATGGGTATACACTTATTATAAGTGTATATCTATTTGTTTATTGTAAAACATATAATAAAATAACAAATGAGGTGGTATTTTGAAAAGTAGTAGAAAACCAAATAATCTAATAAATGAAAAATCTCCATATCTTTTACAGCATGCATATAATCCTATAAACTGGTATAGTTGGAATGATGAAGCTTTTAAAAAAGCAAAAGAA of Clostridioides sp. ES-S-0054-01 contains these proteins:
- a CDS encoding XdhC family protein, with translation MNIYEQAIKLIENNEDFAFATITSHSGSTPRETGAMMIVKNDATIFGSVGGGSVEAACIKHAINVIKNRESMLYKFTLNKSDIAKLGMICGGTGEIQIDFIDSKLKSNIEKFNRSLKENTSKAYIFGGGHISRDVAVILSLLEFRTVVIDDREEFANYERFPDSEVIVLDSFENIPDFPTDENSYIIILTRGHLYDSSALEWALKRNSGYIGMIGSRTKIGLTYEKLMKKGFKKEELSKVHAPIGIKLDAQTPAEIAVCIAAELINCRANKEK
- a CDS encoding M48 family metallopeptidase, with amino-acid sequence MNTRSKDVDILNVTFRGKEIKAILVYKNRKNISIKIDSFGKVIIISPPKISKKIIKDIIIEKGDWILKKLEKYEDREEVYRQRMFITGEKFLYLGKEYHLVIKKLLEDSVKKSNCRINIDESQIIIQTNDVSTEFIKKSLKSWYKMESERIVLERIDFLKSNCEIMNQLIPASVKVKEQKKRWGSCTSQKNIYINSKISMARLDVIEYVIIHEFSHLAHMNHSKKFYDLVKSIMPDYKDKENWLKINGYKITI
- a CDS encoding ACT domain-containing protein, whose protein sequence is MENTVYAKLNQGIDSFLRVAMTLRRREVDIQSISMTVDNMNNSGIKLIVNEEKTSLDSVLNHMKKLHDVREITVEKMRH
- the ilvC gene encoding ketol-acid reductoisomerase encodes the protein MAKMYYENDVDLEVLKSKKVAVLGYGSQGHAHAQNLRDNGVDVVIGLYDGSKSAQKAKEDGFEVKNVAEATKESDLTMLLMPDEKQKKVYEESVRDNLKEGQTLAFAHGFNIHYNQVQPPEFVDVVMVAPKGPGHLVRNVFTKGSGVPALFAVYQDYTKKATETVLAYAKGIGATRAGVLETTFKEETETDLFGEQSVLCGGISELIKLGYKTLVEAGYQKEVAYFECLHEMKLIVDLIYEGGFERMRYSISDTAEYGDYVSGKRVITDAAKQGMQNVLEDIQNGKFAKAWIKENEEGRQNFLKTREAEYTTEIAEVGRNLRSMMSFLK
- the ilvB gene encoding biosynthetic-type acetolactate synthase large subunit, which translates into the protein MNGAKVILECLKKEGVDTIFGYPGGAVIPLYDALYDYSDDFRHIRTSHEQGLVHSADGYARSTNTVGVCFTTSGPGATNAITGIATAFMDSSPMVVISGQVPTSLLGKDSFQEIDITGATLSMTKHNYLVRNTKELVPTIKEAFKVANSGRKGPVLVDVPKDLFLAEMDFSDEDYDLCQIDDYMNYKSDFGLDDETNVKLLNKAIDIIKESKRPVIYAGGGVKSSDSEEILEKFATKIDTPVLNTLMGLGNIDRKNELSLGMVGMHGSRESNLALSNSDLVIAIGARFSDRVISKSSEFAKNAKIIHIDIDPSEISKNIKSNISLVGDVKLVLSLLIERVESKNNSNWKEEIKTFRKSEGVQKGEFHPQNILKKINEKYEKLSNSTVVVTDVGQHQMWTAKYWSFKGNKSFITSAGLGTMGFGLGAAIGTKVGNVDKNVVLVTGDGSFRMNCNELATVANYNVPILILLLNNRTLGMVRQWQKLFSNQRYSQTDVNENVDYIKLVNAYNIDGYKISDMKELEKVLDIIDFNKPVFLQCDIDKDYDVYPIVAPNDTLENLICN
- a CDS encoding manganese catalase family protein, translating into MFKHDKALLKEVKVERPNPQYAVLMQEQLGGANGELKAAMQYLSQSFRIKDPQIKDLFLDIAAEELSHMEMVAQTINLLNGHDVDYNAVATGEIETHVLTGLSPVLINSSGAPWTANYVTVTGDLVADLLSNIASEQRAKVVYEYLYRQIDDKYVKETIDFLLNREEAHNALFRDALNKVKDTGSNRDFGVTEDSKLYFDLSTPGPNHDTKIDVNPPSFEKPLKK